Within the Fischerella sp. PCC 9605 genome, the region TTTTTCATAAATCAAATCGGATTCCTATATCAACAGATAAACTACTGATTTGGAAGATACAAGTCTCGACGCAACAGCAGAGACCAACCACCGCCTCCTGTACTTTCTCCCACTCTACCCCACTTCCACCTTGTTCCACCTGCAACACCTCCTTCCCCTACAAAAACAGGGAGGTGTCCTTCAGGTGCTTTGAGGTCATAAGTCAAATCGGTGTAGTAAGCTACTTCTGCGGATGCCAAAATCTCTGCACCATCGTTTGATTGAAAAGGCTGAAACAGAGGACGTAAGTCTTAATCAGTATATTGTGTATTTGTTGAGCGCATCAGTGTAAATGATATTTTGAGTAGCACTTGGGCAAACTGCGCGATGGTGCTCAGACGCGAGGTAATTTATATATACTTTTACAGAGTTCTCATACCCTATCTATCGCCCCTTCCTTTAACAGGATTGGGGCTTTAGTTGTCATATGTTATCTTTATTGATTAATCTTAATATTTCTTATGGTAAGTTTAGACTCTTACTAAAGCGGGAAGAAAGCTAGGCGGAAGCGAAAGGGAAAATATAAAAAAAGAGTTTGCTTCAAGCGTGTTGAACCCAACGCCTGGAACACCTTCTGATGAATTAACACATTTAGTAAATACATTTGTTTTATGAGTTATCTGTTCAGCCCAAAAAATTTAGGTAAAAAACAAATTTTAGTTGTTGACGATGTTATAGATAATTCTTTGCTAATAGCAACAATACTAGAAGCAGAGGGTTATCAAGTTGATATCGCTTCTTGTGGGTATACAGCGATTTCTAAAATTGAAGCCAATCCACCAAACCTGGTGCTGTTGGATTTGATGATGCCAGAAATAGACGGCTATGAAGTAGCCAGATGGATTAGACAGAATCATCCTTCTATTTCAGTGATGATAGTTACTGCTTATGATGAATTACCTGCATTTGAGCAGCAGCAAGTACAGGTAGATGGGGTCATTCGTAAACCAATTAATATTGATGAATTAGTGACGCAAGTGCAAGCAATTTTAGAACATAAATAAATGCAGGAAAAAGTAAAATGTAATTTTTAGTAATTAACTCAGACAATCTCAATCAATCGATCAACTATGAACACAATCTACCGTTTGATTGTAGATTCATAATATAGTTGTGTCTCAATGACGTTATAGATAATTGAGAACAGTTATAGTAATTAACCACTAAAAATCTACCAGTAGCCAGAGAAAGTATCTGCTTTGAGAGCGTAGTACATTTACTATTGTCTAGAGGAGGCTAAATAATTGATGCCTTCTAGATTTCTGCTCATGAAAGATTTCAGTGAATTGTTGGCTGAGAAAGTAGAAATAATTGCACAGCGTTGGGTGGATGCGGTTATTCAAGACAAACAGATTAAAAGTACCGAACACCTATCTCCCAAAGCAGTTAGAAACCACATTTCGGATGTTCTCACTGCCATAACCACCGTATTGAGTCAAACGCAGGAGAGCGATTTTGAGACAATTGCTCAAGCCAGTTTTAATCATGGTACGTTGCGAGCAGAACAAGATTTTGATCCGACAGAAGTGGTGCAGGAGTATCACCTACTGCGTTCAGTGATTTTGGCACATCTACGTACAGAACTGTTGCAAGCCAATACTGAAGAAGTACTGCGAACAGTATCTGTGATTAATGAAGTCGTAGATGCAGCGATCACCGAATGTTTTAAGAGCTATGTTAGTATGCGATTGCAGGGATTAGAGCAGGTGCAAGCGCAGTTGAGCTTGACAGTAGAAGAATTAAAGCGGCTAGTCAATGCCAACCAAGATAATCTCTCAATATTGGCACACGAACTCAAAGCACCACTAACCTCAATCATCGGTTATTCAGACCTTTTTTTGCGCCAAAATCGTCAGTCTCAAGTGAGAGACACCATTCCTAGCCTTGAACATATTGAAAAAGTACTGAAAAACGGTCATCTGTTGCTGCGCTTAATTAACGATGCACTGGAACTTTCCAGGTACGAAGCAGGCGCAATCGAGCTAGAATTAGCCTTAACAGATGTGCGTTCTGCGATCAACACAGCTGTAGAAATCATGCAACCCTTAGCTGACGAGCGAGGATTACAGCTGGTGCTGAATATTGAAGATGCACCACCTCAAGTACTAACAGATCCGTTGCGATTGCAACAGATTTTACTGAACTTAATTAGTAACGCCATTCGCTATACAGAAAAGGGTAGCGTTACTATAGAGTGCTGTACAAGAGCAGACAATCAATGGTCAATCTCAGTCATCGATACAGGGATTGGCATCAGCGAGGAAGATCAAGCACGACTTTTTCAACCTTTTGTTCGTGCTAAATCTACTAAAAACCAGCATCCAGCTGATAGCACTGGTTTAGGACTGGCGATTGTGGAGCGTCTTGTCGAACTGTTGCAGGGGAAAATAGATCTAGTCTCTCAAATCGGCCAGGGTTCTATATTTACAGTTATTCTGCCACTAAAGATGAGCTATTCAGAAGAAGCAGAGGATAAAATAGAAAAAGCAACATCAGAGTAAAACTAATCTTAGAACGATTATAGATAGAAGCTTTGAGCTTGTGAACAAAAAGCTATTTGTCCAAGAATAAACTTAAAAGTCTAGTTGAAAATAGACTGCGGAAAATACGAATTTTTGGAGGCGCGGCTGGTCTTTGTGAATAGACATAAAAGTCAGAGGAACTTGCTAGCCGCAAAAACTATGATTCATAATTTATTAAATAATAAAAAGCAACTGTTTGACAGCTGGGCACCAAGTTATGACTGGCTATTTCCTTCAGTGTTTTACCAAGCCATCCACAAACGGCTGCTAGAGTATGTTGATTTACCATCTCACTCATATGTACTTGACCTAGGTTGTGGTACTGGACGCCTGCTTGATCGTCTAGCAACTCGGTTTCCTGATTTATATGGTACGGGATTGGATCTATCTCCGCAGATGTTGCGCGTAGCGCGACAGAAGAACCGCCATCATCCACGTTTAATTTATATTGAAGGCAAAGCAGAATCTCTTCCTTTTGCTAATGGTCAATTTGATGCTGTTTTCAATACTTTGAGTTTCCTGCACTATTTGCAACCCGAAGTAGTTTTTGCTGAAGTAGCACGGGTGCTGAAAACAGGTGGACGCTTCTACTTGGCTGACATAACTTTAAAAAGTCAGGCAGAATCTCAGCTGATGCCTATAACCTCTGGTGGAGTTAGATTCTACAGTCCAAAGAACCGTGAGTTTCTTGGCTGTTCGGCAGGACTTGAATGTGTAGGTAACAACTATTTACTTGGCCCTGTCTTGCTGACGATTTTTGCTAAAAAATAGGGACTAGGAACTAGGGAAGACAGAATCTTGATAATGCATGAACACTACAGGAACAATACGCAGTTTCCTTGCAAATTCAGACAATCGAAACTTAGCCTGGATTGATGGTGCTAAGTCTCTAAAACAAACGGGTACAAAACCGAAGCGATTGTAAAATTCTGCCAGTTGTTGACCCAGACATTCCAAATACAGTGGTTGAGTAGCAGAGTGAATTAGATGCTGAGTGAGAAAACTTCCCAAACCACGACCCCGCCAAGCTGATGCTACAACCAAACTACCCAGTTCTTGTGCACCAGAAAAGTTACGTAACTGTCCGCAAGCTACTATTTGCCCATTGCATTGAATCACCCAAAATTGCTGCCAACGTATTTGTGTTGGGTCAAGTTTTGCTGATAGTACCAACCACCGAATTGACCAAATGTCAGCAGACGTTGCCTTGCGAAGGGTACAACCAGTAGGCAATGATAAATCTTTTTGTTTCATATTCTGTAAAAATTTATTTTTATAAATACAAACAAAAATAAACTTATAGTTAATTCCAAAAACAAAAATTTGTCATAATGAGTAAAATTGGCTGCATATTAAACAAAGTCCGTAAAGCCAGACTTTATCAAAAAGAGAAAATAAAACTAAATTTGCTATCAACTATTAGCTAGCTATCTTAAGTGCCAATAAATACAGAAAAGCAAAAGCTAATTAGTAGAAATGGCTGATTTTAATTAACAGACACGAGTGAAAATTATAATATCCATTCTGCCGAGCGTTCCCCTAAATCTAGAGGAATACTAACAGCTTTGCCAAGTCGGGGACGTTCGCGTGTCCGTTCAATATATTTTTGCACCTGCGTGCTTCCACCCAAGTAATTCAGATAATTAGCAATGCTATCGAGATGCTCTTGGTACTCTGCCTCACTCAAAGGAAAAGAAGCTTGTTCTAGGTACTTCCACATCACTTGCACGAATATTTTACCTTGAGTGCGGCGCAGCTGGACATCATAAGACCGCCCCCACTTCTCAAGCAACAGTTGACGTAATTCTTGTCCTGTCATGGCTGTTCTCAATTATATTTTACATTTGGTTATGATGTTAAGTTCGGTTACTCAAGTATGATAAGAATATAAAGAAATGTAATGCTACAAGAAGAGATGCTAGAAATATCTTGAAGAGAAAAACTGGCTTCTTTGCGGGCATGGGTATCTTAGGATAGACGTGAGTTTCTCGATAATTAGAACTCAAGTCAAAGTTGTTAACAAAACACACCAAGAACGCGTAGATTATGGCTCAATTTTCTGAATCAATGGACGTGCCCGATATGGGGCGTCGCCAGTTTATGAATCTTCTCACTTTTGGAACTGTAACCGGAGTTGCTCTAGGGGCATTGTATCCTGTTGTCAAGTATTTTATTCCACCTTCTAGTGGTGGTGTTGGCGGTGGTACAACTGCTAAAGACGAACTGGGTAACGATGTTAGTGTCAGCAAGTTTTTAGAAAGCCATAATGTGGGCGATCGCGTTTTGGTTCAGGGACTCAAGGG harbors:
- a CDS encoding response regulator transcription factor; this translates as MSYLFSPKNLGKKQILVVDDVIDNSLLIATILEAEGYQVDIASCGYTAISKIEANPPNLVLLDLMMPEIDGYEVARWIRQNHPSISVMIVTAYDELPAFEQQQVQVDGVIRKPINIDELVTQVQAILEHK
- a CDS encoding DUF3067 family protein, which encodes MTGQELRQLLLEKWGRSYDVQLRRTQGKIFVQVMWKYLEQASFPLSEAEYQEHLDSIANYLNYLGGSTQVQKYIERTRERPRLGKAVSIPLDLGERSAEWIL
- a CDS encoding class I SAM-dependent methyltransferase; translated protein: MIHNLLNNKKQLFDSWAPSYDWLFPSVFYQAIHKRLLEYVDLPSHSYVLDLGCGTGRLLDRLATRFPDLYGTGLDLSPQMLRVARQKNRHHPRLIYIEGKAESLPFANGQFDAVFNTLSFLHYLQPEVVFAEVARVLKTGGRFYLADITLKSQAESQLMPITSGGVRFYSPKNREFLGCSAGLECVGNNYLLGPVLLTIFAKK
- a CDS encoding sensor histidine kinase; protein product: MPSRFLLMKDFSELLAEKVEIIAQRWVDAVIQDKQIKSTEHLSPKAVRNHISDVLTAITTVLSQTQESDFETIAQASFNHGTLRAEQDFDPTEVVQEYHLLRSVILAHLRTELLQANTEEVLRTVSVINEVVDAAITECFKSYVSMRLQGLEQVQAQLSLTVEELKRLVNANQDNLSILAHELKAPLTSIIGYSDLFLRQNRQSQVRDTIPSLEHIEKVLKNGHLLLRLINDALELSRYEAGAIELELALTDVRSAINTAVEIMQPLADERGLQLVLNIEDAPPQVLTDPLRLQQILLNLISNAIRYTEKGSVTIECCTRADNQWSISVIDTGIGISEEDQARLFQPFVRAKSTKNQHPADSTGLGLAIVERLVELLQGKIDLVSQIGQGSIFTVILPLKMSYSEEAEDKIEKATSE
- a CDS encoding GNAT family N-acetyltransferase, with product MKQKDLSLPTGCTLRKATSADIWSIRWLVLSAKLDPTQIRWQQFWVIQCNGQIVACGQLRNFSGAQELGSLVVASAWRGRGLGSFLTQHLIHSATQPLYLECLGQQLAEFYNRFGFVPVCFRDLAPSIQAKFRLSEFARKLRIVPVVFMHYQDSVFPSS
- a CDS encoding toxin-antitoxin system HicB family antitoxin; protein product: MPKSLHHRLIEKAETEDVSLNQYIVYLLSASV